In Anopheles arabiensis isolate DONGOLA chromosome 2, AaraD3, whole genome shotgun sequence, the genomic window TGAGGCTTTCCAATGTAATAAGTGCCTTACCTCTGGATTGATTCCACCGAAGCAGATACGGATCGACTCTACCGTCACACCGTCCTCAGCGAACTTGGTCAGAAAGGCACCGTTGACGTACGCGTGCGCATTCTGCGATCGTGGCATTACCTTGAACGATCGGAAGACATAGTGCGTGCCATCAAGCGCTGGCAGAGTGACCGATTTTAGCAGCTTTTTCTGCATATCAAGCTGGACGAACTCGGACGGTGATATGAGGCTCGTTTTTCCGCCCGCTTCAACTGAAGGAACAAATAAGATTGATTAAATTACAGTAACATCTTTTTTCGAAGAACGTCTTTGAAGAAGCAGCTCACCCAGTGTCAGCTTGGCACCGACCGCCTCCAAAATCAGATACATATCCGACGGGAACTCATGGTGCTGGTTCTTAATGCTCAAGTTGCCCGCGATAGTGCCAGCACTGCGCACCGGCACGTTGGCAATTAGATCGATGTGCTTCTCGAGCTGCTTGCAGTAGGCAAAGTTTGGACTTTTGTTTGCCGCGGTGTCTAGTATTTGCATAAACTCCGTCAGCGACACGCTGGCGCCGACCACCAGCTCGCTGTTGCTTACTGAGTGCGTGTGCAGCTCCTCAACTGCATTGATGTCGATAAACACCTGCAGCGATGGACTACGTCGATAGACACCTGTTCAAACAGATATGCTAATTAGAGTCGTTGGAAGCTACCAGTAGATATCCCACACTCACCGTGCGCCGTATTGCCCGCGACCAGCATGTACGGTTTGGTGCCAATCTGCTCAAAGATCGCAAAGATGTCGGCTACCTGCGACACCCGGTGCCATTCCTTCGCATCTTCAAACACCAACCGCACCGGACGCTTCGCTTCGGCACGATCCCGCGCTGACGGGCACTTGCCCGCACACGCACTTCCCGTTTTGGGGCACGTCTTGGTCAGATCTTCAATATCCTGACAGGCATCGAGCAGCTTCTCATCGGCATCGACTGCCAGCGATTTAAACGCATCCAGTATGGGCCGATACCCGGTACAGCGACAGATATTGCCACCGAACGCATTTTCAACGTCTTCCATCGAGATGGCGCCGCGGTTCGCTTCCATCAGGCTGTACATGTTCATGACCATACCGGGAGAGCAGTAGCCACACTGCGTCCCGTTCAGATGCGCCAACCGTTGCTGGATCGGATGGTAGCCATCCTTGCGGTTGCCAATTCCTTCCACCGTTAGCACATCCAGCCCGTGGCATGCGTAGACCGGGAACAGGCACTAAAAGCAAAGCCTTTTTTGCAATCAAAATTGCTTGTGAAGGAAGCACCTAAAGCCTACCGAATTGACTGCCCATGATTTCTTCTCCTTGGTGACCGGATGTAGCCCGTTCACGTTGACGATGCAGGCACCGCAGCCACCCTCGAGGCACATGAACTTGGTACCGGTCAGCTGGGCATGGTTGCGGATGAACGTGTTCAGCGACGTATCGACCGAAATCTTGCCCGCATCAACTGcaatcaagattcaagatCGTTCAGTCAGACACGCTCACTCACATATCGCATCTTTTCTCAGCGCTAATTGCACCAACGCACTTACCGGTGTAGGGCTTGCCGTTGATTGTAAAGGTGACTTCCGTTAGGGGGCTGAGGGGAAAAAAAATGATCCACAACAAAACCTATCATTATATGTCCATCGGGCAATGATTGCCATTGATAAGGGGGAGTGTGTTGAAGTGGAGTAAGCGCAAGAGTGTAGcatttatttacaatattGTTTACTCCACTATAGAGTGTTTGATAGGAAGCTGGTATGCAGTTCGTGACATGATCGGTGCACTATGACGTCTCTACCATATACCATAGGCAGTGCAGGATCTAGTCGTCCGTGCATGATTGCTATCTACCCGCCGCTATTTCTCGGTCGCTTAACGACGCTTGTCACGTCGCCGGACGAGATTTATGGGCCGGGCGATGAATGCAACAAGTAGGGGAAAAAAATGTGCACAAACAACCGCAATCACGCAATTCCGTGTTCCACCAGGTTGTTGtcgtgcatgtttttttttgctctttaaaCATGTTCAATAGCTCAGCAACAGATGCAAAAAACGACCCCAAAAAAAGACATGACGAATGGAAGAgcataacaaaacataaaaaaaaaacacacggaCACAGACACAATCCAACAATAGCTCTCACACGCCAATTTTCGCGTCATGCTAAAGGGTGATTGTGTACATGGTGGTACGGTTGGATTCGGGTTTGAAACCGGTCTCAAgaactgctgctgtttttttctgccaCACTCTCGGCGTGTGAACGAGTGTAATGGATAGAAACGAGATGGTGTAGTATGATGGATTGCACGGTTCGCAAACATGATTGGATGGTAGTTTCGGGGCACAaagccaccacacacacatacacacgcacacttttgGCTAGGAATTTGGAGTTTCACAGCAGCATCCCTTACCTATCGCCTTCCGAACTTCCCCAAATGTAGCTACCGAGTGTTGAGAACATTGCTTTAATTTAACCCCTTTTTTAGGACACTTTGTGTAGAATTGCTGTAAAAGGCGAAAGTTGTGAAATTGACCGCTTCAAGGACAAACAGCAATAGGAGGGTAATATGAATACGAAGCACCACAAGAAGCAACACTAAAAGAactgcacaaaacaaaaaaaaacaaacgcgtaACAAAACACGAGGGACCGACGCTGGACACGTTCCTCTCACTACGACTGATCGTGAGCGAGTGATGATCACATCGCGCAAAAAGGGTTTTGGCGCTGTgttgatagagagagagagagagagattgaagATTTGCGCGAACGCGTGAGGTTCTTGTTGCGCGAGTCGCGAGAGTAGACAGTTCCAGTGGACGCAgtctcttgtttgttttgaagggTCGCGATGTgctgtgtatttttgtgtgttgacaCTAATCAGGGACGAGGTGAAACATTGCACGCACCTTTATTTTCGATGGCTTTTGAAAGAGACCTGCAAATCTGAAAGCTGCAAATTTAGTTTCATATGACACACAAAATATTCGTGTTTCGATAATCATTCATGTAACATAGAACGGTATTGtatttaaaagcaaatatttaaaatctaTCTTCCGTATGCATTAAGCACCACTGGGTGAAGAAATTAATGAATGGTTCTCTCCCTTGCAAGCTGCAGTACTCACCTCTCTAGAAGCATGATTGTAATGCACTCGTCCCTCCCTGCCCTTTCTCTCAATGATATGATAATAACCGGTTACACCAGCTCAGACGGTGCAGTTTGCTTGATGGCCTTATCAGCTGTTTGTAAAGAAAAAgatgaatcatttcaaaataACAAACCCATTTCGCGGATTCACTATCCGATTCCACGCCAGACTGCTCGGTAATGTTGCTTGATTAGGTGTGctcatcgatcgatcgaacacATTAAAGAAAGTAATTGCATGGTTTGGTGCAATAATGCTCTTTAGTACACCGTGTACCggtataaattaatttaaaaaagctaATGCAATCAATTCTGATTGCTTTAATGACATTGTTATGACAACTTTAGGAATGGAACCTTATGATCACTCCTAAACATTAGTGCATGTTGCAtgctgattgttttttttaaattaaaaacgaattaGAGGAGTCACCATCCttaatttgaaatttcatTGCTAAGTTGCGTTAATCTGTAATTTTTACGTCATAAATTTtatcaaatcaatttcatGTCGTTACTCAGAGCTATAAAATACACCCGTGAAAATGAAGATGAATTATCTATCatctttttttgcaatataTTTACAAATTCAGGCGGCACACGTACGGGTGAGGTCATGTTCGGACCCTACGAGATTGGAACCCAGTCCATGTATACCGTTgatttatgttaatttaaaGACGTTATACATGTCCGATAACTATTATCTGTACATTGAACTTACCGTGGTGATAATTGAAgcataaaatacattttgaagATATGCTAAACAATTTCTTTCCATATCAAAACACGCAACACaggtgtgttattgttccgaCAAATTCGTTCATCCTGGCTAATGCTCCCGCATCATTTCTCTCGGGTGagcttgttttggttttgttgccgttggtgaatttattttctcacatgcaaaaaaaaaaaagaatgaatcaTCCTTACTAATAGTACATTATTATTACACGGTTTTGGTTTTCATTCACTTCATAAAAATGTCGCTAAATGCGACGTTGTCCTTTGCGGGTTGTTGCCCTGAACGGCacctgactgactgactgactgactatTCCTTCTGTTCCTGGCTGCGACCACAACAGTTCCTTCCATTCcttggagcgtttttttcttctaccttTTGTTGTGCGCTTCTCCGTTCACTGTCCTtcttaaacattaaacatctGGCCTTACTatgatatttaaattatttattctttaATGCATCCTTTCTTCCCATCGGCGTGTAGCGTTTGGGAAATGCATACTGCCATCCCGGAAACAGATGCATAGTCTCTTAgttctctgtttgttttgttggttgttgctgTGCTGCGGCTGTAACTCTTCACATGTTTGTGCCCCACTCGTCTACATAAGACTATACAGGCTCTGATGGTACGGAATTATCGATGACTTGGTTGAAATTGTGAATTCAATTGAGTCTGCTGCTTCTTCCTGGTGTGATTCTGCGTGGTTTGGCAGTTCACTTAAAATGCATCAATCTCGAACTGCTGGGTGCGGGTTAAAAATGTCATCCAAATGCACCGCGTAGAGTGCACGGGTACACGTAGACGGTCGTTTCAGTTACTTCCCCTTTTCGTGGCTTACAATACAACTTAAGATGATAATAAATTAGTCGAAAAAATGAGCTAGTAGAGAACACGGGCTAGTATCTGCTTTGAGGTTCTTTCTTCCTTTGACATTCGCTCTACTGGAACTACGGAAGTACCTTAAAACAGTGAATTAATTTACCTATGCTCAGTTGTAAAGAGTGGGAAATGGTAAAGATGTGTTTGTTGTGGGGATGTAGCAATAGCTACCGATGTCTACTCTATGGAACAGCCTCGGATGTGCGAGCTTCCAAGCGTCTGAAGCAGCACATCCTGCCAAGATGCGTGGCACATACAAACGAAATGAGATTTGAATGGAAAATGAATGAACACGTGGTGTGTCCCATTCCCTAACGCCTAATTCCTAATGCACTAGCAGTCCAATGTTTGAGATCGAGAAACATGGCACACCATCCAGAATGATCGAGGATCCGGTGCTGTGGTTTTGAGCGGGTATGTATGTGAATGTATGTGAATTGAAATGAAACCGAACTTGCCTACTGCCAACTCCCAACGCTCTTTCTATTTGGTTGTGTTCTATGCCACACAGGAGGTGACATATAGAACATATTCACTGGGGATGATGTGGTGTGGGGAGTATCTGTTTATCCTTATCTACGCTACGCTAGTTGATAAAACGGCCTTTTTTCCTGAAACGAAACGCATTAGCCTTCGTGGTAAGACGACTGCATTAGAGCGCTCTGTGGCAGCATTGGGGCGTCACCAACACCAGTGACGATTCCGTTCGCCGTCACTGTCGGCGCGGGTGAGCTGAAACCGGGCTGAAAGGAACTGATCCCACACGCCTGCTCGCTCGTACTGCTGGCCACGCTGAGGATGCTACCGCTGTGGCTCGGTTTGCGCCCGATCGGTGGCATCGGTGGTTGTGCTGCTCCAGCcatcggctgctgctgttgctgctgaccgGCAACCAGTGACTGTGTGCTGTTCTTTGGTATGTGCTGTGCCTGACGGTCTAGCTCGGACGCTAGATCGCTGCTACCGGGCAGCGACGAGATAGAGCTGCCAACGGCCGCCACCGCATCGATCCGATTCCGGCTGCTCCGGCCCGAaccgtgatggtgatgatggtggtgatgccgGTGCGGGTCCTTTGGTGGGCGCGCCTTCATCTCCGCCCGGTTGCCGGCGGCCGGATAGCCGGGACTGCAGCTGGCGGCAGCCAGGCTGGCCAGATCCGCACCGGACGCACCGTCCAGCCCGTACTCGTGCCCGCTGTCGATGCTTTTCCGCGGCAGGCTAAAGTTTTTGTATCCCTGCGGGTGTCCCAtcgatggctgctgctggccgccgTGGTGcccatggtgctgctgctggtgcggatGGGCATGGTGGTTGCTGGTGTGATGGTGCTGTCCCGGTTCCTGCATCGAGTGAATGCTCTTGTTGCTTCGACTCGCGCTCGCATTGTGGTAGAAGCTGCGGTTGCTTTGCGTCTCGAACTGATCGCCAGCGGAGACGTTCGATTCGTCCAGCCGGCCGGCCGCCGCACTGTTGCTACGGTCCAGCGAATGGTGATGCtggtgatgttgatgatgcgGCCGGGAAGTGACCGTATGGGGTGGTCCAGCCtgctgcagttgctgctgctgctggagttgctgttgctgctgttgatgttgtaaTTGATTTGTTCGTAGGATTTTTTCGCGCTCCaacgaatgatgatgatgtttgcgCTGCTGCGATTGGGCAAGCAGTGGTTgtgcttgctgttgttgttgttgcatctGCAGCTGCTGATCGGAGCGACCGTCTCCGTTTCGCTCCCGGCTCAGCGAATGATGGCTGGATGAGGACGACGGGGTGGCAATGTTCAAGTTGCCCTGCGAGGACATGCGATTCGTGTTGACGCTCAGCATCGAGCCCTTGCGGTTGAAACCTCCCTGTTCGTTTTGTTCACCTGGAAAGAACAGGCGGgtgattaatttttcaaattgcCACTGTTGTCGAATGTAGACGCATTAACACTTACTTCTTTTCTGCGCTTGGTACCATATCTTCAGCCGATGGCCAATCTCTGGGAACGTGGGTCGTCGTACTGCTTGCTCGTGCCAGCACTCCACCATCAGCGAGTAGACAGCACTTGGGCAGGACTCGGGACACGGTAGCAACTGTCTGGCGCGTACCATATTGATCACCTCCTGGTTGCTGTATCCGTAGTACGGCTGCAGACCGTAGCTGTAGATTTCCCACAGCACCACACCGAACGACCAAACGTCACTCTCGGTGGTAAACTTCCCGtacagaattgattccgaaggCATCCAGCGTACGGGAAGAAGTGACTTTGACTGAACACTGCAAGAAAGCGGACAGAAATTGTATCAGAAACACGTTTTCTATACGAGTCCTCCCAAGAACCTACTTACCGATAGTAATCCGAGCTGTAGATATCACGCGACAACCCAAAGTCGGAGATTTTCACCGTCAAGTTGTCACCCACCAGACAGTTCCGAGCTGCCAGATCCCGATGCACGTAATGATGGCTAGCCAGATACTCCATTCCGTCGCAGATCTGTTGTGCTATCAGTAGAAACTGCAGCTGACTAAGCGATTTCCCCTCGTTCGGAGAGTTGGCGATCAGAAACTCGTGCAGATCACCCTGGGCCATGTACTCGAACAGCATGCAGAGTGGTTCCTCCTTCAGCACCACCCCCAGAATGCACACGATGTTGTCATGCTTCAGGTCCGATATCAGCTCAATCTCCCGCTTGAAGTCTGCCTGCGTTTTGGCACTCGCATTCTCTTTTAGTGCTTTCACCGCAACGAAGATTCGTTCGCCGTTCTTCTGCGTTAGCTCACCCTTGTACACCTTGCCGAAAGCACCCTCGCCCAGCTCCTCCACGAACCGTACGTCCTGCAGTGTGTACTGTGGGACGCGCGAGATACCGTTGTTACGCGACTGAGATGATTGGCCCGGGTTATGGCCATTCCCGGGCTGGCCCGTCGTTAACC contains:
- the LOC120902766 gene encoding uncharacterized protein LOC120902766 produces the protein MLKVIYILTIAGCLHTPVTFGREQQQQYQQQQQQHQQNQPNHYTSDSSNGLTFTPSGTAGFARTASTGNGSSSNSYSPNGKFKRRKKTEKLHQQQQPQDALEEDTIEPGVCQVYTGTTCEQYLRNQTVFVTPDITMEILEERLKSAYGVIRESKDMNANCRVYALPSLCYSILPVCRTPELTNHQYFANRAAAEAAQRAATIGRGKMRAHEKKSNRKQLLVKAALSTVATPYEERGNGTLTTTERLRVYFSGGVTPDLGGRFFDGEIVTENSLPPRYDNARRGRRAAGHQQQQQYVQPGEEITVLSYTSSSSGPKKSYPPTRNTENLRRICRNDCELLENELCQKEYAIAKRHPTIGQKLPLEECDDLPLQKSVDGTILNGIGGLGSSGDMECMRLGIDLDIKPNDDCYWENGASYRGIMDRTKSSKICMRWSKLMHTMSEFPHLAGHNYCRNPPHAGPMDAPWCYVDMQKTIEYCDIPKCSERMWMYIIIGFVAVISPLFIGIGVFCCRKYRKHGVSNIQNINLPNADKNIYGNSRLNSPIEMTSLIANQSSAGAASRNAENGGIQGLTTGQPGNGHNPGQSSQSRNNGISRVPQYTLQDVRFVEELGEGAFGKVYKGELTQKNGERIFVAVKALKENASAKTQADFKREIELISDLKHDNIVCILGVVLKEEPLCMLFEYMAQGDLHEFLIANSPNEGKSLSQLQFLLIAQQICDGMEYLASHHYVHRDLAARNCLVGDNLTVKISDFGLSRDIYSSDYYRVQSKSLLPVRWMPSESILYGKFTTESDVWSFGVVLWEIYSYGLQPYYGYSNQEVINMVRARQLLPCPESCPSAVYSLMVECWHEQAVRRPTFPEIGHRLKIWYQAQKRSEQNEQGGFNRKGSMLSVNTNRMSSQGNLNIATPSSSSSHHSLSRERNGDGRSDQQLQMQQQQQQAQPLLAQSQQRKHHHHSLEREKILRTNQLQHQQQQQQLQQQQQLQQAGPPHTVTSRPHHQHHQHHHSLDRSNSAAAGRLDESNVSAGDQFETQSNRSFYHNASASRSNKSIHSMQEPGQHHHTSNHHAHPHQQQHHGHHGGQQQPSMGHPQGYKNFSLPRKSIDSGHEYGLDGASGADLASLAAASCSPGYPAAGNRAEMKARPPKDPHRHHHHHHHHGSGRSSRNRIDAVAAVGSSISSLPGSSDLASELDRQAQHIPKNSTQSLVAGQQQQQQPMAGAAQPPMPPIGRKPSHSGSILSVASSTSEQACGISSFQPGFSSPAPTVTANGIVTGVGDAPMLPQSALMQSSYHEG